The following proteins come from a genomic window of Acinetobacter baumannii:
- a CDS encoding fimbrial protein, whose translation MKRILLTGALFTAGFGMYGEANASCIIVNYQPNDVRMAVGRVVVRPSDPVGAVLRKATFPISSSGTQAMYCDSRDTVVAQLTQAYPLSSLGNSIYTTNIPGIGIRLYREAENSSNFSGYYPYERGGISGTRYLASGYFVVEIIKIAPQTGSGTLVPGRYSSYYVRGFPNQPFLTSTVDANAITIASSSCEIQGNINKVVQLPTVTKAGFKGVGSTQGDQTFDMNILCNGGINPTGYEEKNLISLTYDFTQDGTNSQVLANTAPTSEKANGVGVQLLWNYQNKNQVIKKGDKLALGTLSSNQTIQYNVPMTARYYQTATNVTAGKVRAMATVTIEYD comes from the coding sequence ATGAAAAGAATATTATTAACGGGTGCTCTATTTACCGCGGGCTTTGGTATGTATGGTGAAGCGAATGCTTCATGTATTATAGTTAATTATCAACCAAATGATGTTCGCATGGCAGTAGGCCGTGTTGTTGTACGTCCTAGTGATCCAGTGGGTGCTGTTTTAAGGAAAGCAACTTTCCCTATCAGTAGTAGCGGTACACAAGCGATGTATTGTGATAGTAGAGATACTGTAGTTGCTCAATTAACACAAGCTTATCCATTAAGTTCCTTAGGCAATAGCATCTATACAACCAATATTCCTGGCATTGGTATTCGTTTATATCGTGAAGCAGAGAATAGCAGTAATTTTTCTGGTTATTACCCTTATGAACGTGGCGGTATTTCTGGTACTCGTTATTTGGCATCAGGTTATTTTGTTGTAGAAATCATTAAAATTGCTCCACAAACTGGTTCTGGAACATTAGTACCAGGCAGATATAGTAGTTATTACGTCCGTGGCTTTCCAAATCAGCCGTTTTTAACAAGTACTGTTGATGCTAATGCAATTACCATTGCTTCTTCTTCATGTGAGATTCAAGGTAATATTAATAAAGTTGTACAGTTGCCTACAGTCACAAAGGCAGGTTTTAAAGGCGTTGGCTCAACTCAAGGCGACCAAACTTTTGATATGAACATTCTCTGTAATGGTGGTATTAACCCTACTGGCTATGAAGAGAAAAACCTTATTAGTTTAACTTACGACTTTACCCAAGATGGAACAAACTCTCAGGTACTTGCAAATACTGCTCCGACATCTGAAAAAGCAAACGGAGTAGGTGTACAGTTACTCTGGAACTATCAAAATAAGAATCAGGTCATCAAAAAAGGTGACAAATTAGCATTAGGTACATTGTCTTCTAACCAGACAATTCAATATAACGTACCGATGACTGCCCGTTACTATCAAACAGCAACAAATGTGACTGCTGGTAAGGTCCGTGCAATGGCTACTGTAACTATTGAATATGATTAA
- a CDS encoding S-(hydroxymethyl)glutathione dehydrogenase/class III alcohol dehydrogenase, giving the protein MKSRAAVAFAPGKPLEIVEVDVAPPKAGEVLIKITHTGVCHTDAFTLSGDDPEGVFPAILGHEGAGVVVEVGEGVTSVQPGDHVIPLYTAECKECLFCKSGKTNLCVAVRATQGKGVMPDGTTRFSYNGQPIYHYMGCSTFSEYTVVAEVSLAKINPEANHEQVCLLGCGVTTGIGAVHNTAKVQEGDSVAVFGLGGIGLAVVQGARQAKAGRIIVVDTNPDKFELAKQFGATDFLNPKDYDQPIQQVIVEMTGWGVDHSFECIGNVNVMRSALECAHRGWGQSVIIGVAGAGQEISTRPFQLVTGRKWLGTAFGGVKGRSQLPKMVEDAMKGDIQLEPFVTHTMPLQDINTAFDLMHEGKSIRTVIHF; this is encoded by the coding sequence ATGAAATCTCGTGCAGCTGTCGCCTTTGCCCCAGGAAAACCTTTAGAAATTGTTGAAGTTGATGTTGCACCACCCAAGGCTGGTGAGGTTTTAATAAAAATTACCCATACAGGGGTATGCCATACCGATGCTTTTACATTATCTGGCGATGACCCAGAAGGTGTTTTCCCAGCGATTTTAGGTCATGAAGGTGCAGGTGTTGTAGTTGAAGTAGGCGAGGGCGTAACAAGTGTTCAACCTGGCGACCACGTGATTCCACTTTATACAGCTGAATGTAAAGAATGCTTATTCTGTAAATCCGGAAAAACTAACTTGTGTGTTGCGGTACGTGCGACGCAAGGTAAAGGTGTAATGCCGGATGGCACTACGCGTTTTTCTTATAATGGTCAACCGATTTACCACTACATGGGCTGTTCAACCTTTAGTGAATATACTGTAGTTGCAGAGGTCTCTTTAGCTAAAATCAATCCTGAAGCGAATCACGAACAAGTTTGTTTACTTGGATGTGGTGTAACGACCGGTATTGGCGCCGTGCATAACACAGCTAAAGTACAAGAAGGTGATTCAGTTGCTGTATTTGGTCTAGGAGGTATTGGTTTAGCTGTTGTACAAGGTGCACGTCAAGCGAAAGCAGGACGCATTATTGTCGTAGATACAAACCCAGATAAATTTGAACTTGCTAAACAGTTTGGCGCTACAGATTTCTTAAATCCAAAAGATTATGACCAACCTATTCAGCAAGTGATTGTAGAAATGACAGGTTGGGGCGTAGATCATTCATTTGAATGTATTGGTAACGTCAATGTTATGCGCTCGGCTCTAGAGTGTGCACATCGTGGTTGGGGACAATCAGTCATTATTGGTGTTGCTGGTGCAGGCCAAGAAATTTCGACACGCCCATTCCAGTTAGTGACGGGCCGTAAATGGTTAGGTACTGCGTTTGGTGGAGTAAAAGGCCGCTCACAACTTCCTAAAATGGTCGAAGATGCTATGAAAGGCGATATTCAACTTGAACCTTTTGTAACACATACCATGCCTCTACAAGACATTAATACCGCTTTTGATTTAATGCATGAAGGTAAATCAATTCGTACTGTCATTCATTTCTAA
- a CDS encoding catalase family protein, whose translation MSKFIQPINFKALFIFAPLLFVSIGCSETLYSQTIPSVKSSSENIDYPEIDTALGEKLQPNEEVIAHQINQVIEKSIREQYTAGNALRDAHPKAHGCVRGEFHVLKNIPAQLAKGIFIPDKNYEAWIRFSNASNDASRADIEKDARGMAIKILGVSGQKILENEKEATTQDFIMINHPVFFVNDGQRYLSFMNDLNSHNMIRKLHMPFALGFKGTMNALGARNSKIANPLYTRYWSMVPYQLGLGVDRQAVKYSVRNCSTVSATLPDHPSHNFLRDALKDTLQKQDVCMEFLIQPRTSTKMLVEDTMTEWKENEAPFYQVATIHIPKQSFDTPEQNQFCENLSFTPWHALPEHKPLGAINRMRKIIYENISRVRLDINSAPRQEPKN comes from the coding sequence ATGTCAAAATTTATACAGCCTATCAATTTTAAGGCTTTGTTTATATTTGCTCCTCTTCTGTTTGTATCAATAGGTTGTAGTGAAACGCTATATTCCCAAACAATCCCATCAGTAAAGTCTTCTTCAGAGAATATCGACTATCCAGAGATCGATACAGCATTAGGAGAAAAGTTACAACCAAATGAGGAAGTAATAGCTCATCAAATAAATCAAGTTATTGAGAAGTCGATTCGTGAACAGTATACGGCTGGAAATGCTTTACGTGATGCACACCCTAAAGCGCATGGATGTGTTCGTGGTGAATTTCATGTACTTAAAAATATACCAGCTCAACTTGCAAAAGGTATTTTTATTCCAGATAAAAACTATGAAGCATGGATTCGTTTTTCGAATGCTTCTAATGATGCTTCTAGAGCAGATATTGAAAAAGACGCACGTGGAATGGCAATAAAAATCTTAGGTGTATCAGGTCAGAAAATTTTAGAAAATGAAAAAGAGGCCACAACTCAAGACTTTATTATGATTAATCACCCCGTCTTTTTTGTAAATGACGGGCAAAGATATCTTTCTTTTATGAACGATCTAAATAGCCATAATATGATCAGAAAGCTTCATATGCCGTTTGCTTTAGGTTTTAAAGGTACCATGAATGCTTTAGGTGCGCGTAATTCTAAAATTGCAAATCCATTATATACACGGTATTGGTCTATGGTGCCCTATCAATTAGGTTTAGGTGTCGATCGTCAAGCGGTTAAATACTCCGTAAGAAATTGCTCTACAGTGTCTGCAACTCTACCTGATCACCCTAGCCATAATTTTTTACGAGATGCTTTAAAAGATACATTGCAAAAGCAAGACGTGTGTATGGAATTTCTTATACAGCCAAGAACTTCGACTAAAATGCTGGTTGAAGATACAATGACCGAGTGGAAAGAAAATGAAGCACCTTTTTATCAAGTTGCGACCATTCATATTCCAAAGCAAAGCTTTGATACACCTGAACAGAATCAATTTTGTGAAAATCTCTCTTTTACACCGTGGCATGCTTTACCTGAGCATAAACCGCTTGGCGCAATAAATAGAATGCGTAAAATTATTTATGAAAATATAAGCAGAGTTAGACTCGATATCAACTCAGCTCCCCGACAAGAACCCAAAAACTAA
- a CDS encoding non-contractile tail sheath protein: protein MITNRQNVQNNTNTSPHPITQNTLIDRFSPIYWRIDGPQTMSFAITNYGNGFEASFRSRMTNDLVGISWDSYDTKDHKLLAYETKYSYAGVVWDFDIELSASMPVLNNPGLTPTLTVYYHDNGVDKIVYIVLFNYANNPSSRTAHIHINWDTVKAGFSATDSFPVTNIQRISFSGFTSHYNGQSATPLSQPEDGYIRITNSVVTGTNAKLNLSRVVVPQHNYGICTSYDDHYDLNPQRLVNNMVALGYQGLVNHYCGMSHYPEMTWKSDINKWQIPDTLVTGEAVVNACTRKWHEKYAQALHNANMQPIFGVSFEMYSLGANEFWAQRDWNSNLGKTGYQPPSYFFSLSDQNALAYLHKVFIEFADTMVAGGCNVNMQIGEPWWWYNTDTNLPCVYDYPTKLAFNADTGLYAPDLGTIYEAMNKTGTPYDEFKTWLRNKLGQTCQNIRAAIKAKYANAQVCPLIFFPSIRSPIQTLATYINYPSQHYSYPNFDYIMTEAYDWLLEAKLDLAHQAVSQIPTQDLGYPANKVAYLSGFVPDASIAYIYGFDKNKPYRTPIWQRIFGDMKNNVFLGLMKQFIWAYPQVMFDSITIDTTQAPNGFFVENTLYSPISDNTPYPPDIYL from the coding sequence ATGATAACTAATCGACAAAATGTGCAAAATAATACTAATACATCACCTCATCCAATTACCCAAAATACACTTATTGATCGGTTTAGTCCTATTTACTGGAGAATAGACGGCCCACAAACCATGTCTTTTGCCATTACAAATTATGGAAATGGATTTGAAGCATCTTTTAGATCACGTATGACAAATGACTTGGTAGGGATTAGCTGGGATTCTTATGATACGAAAGATCATAAACTTTTAGCATATGAAACCAAATATAGTTATGCAGGGGTAGTTTGGGATTTTGATATTGAATTATCGGCTTCTATGCCCGTACTTAATAATCCAGGTTTAACGCCAACTTTAACGGTGTACTATCATGACAATGGCGTAGATAAAATTGTATATATCGTCTTATTTAATTATGCAAATAATCCTTCGTCGCGAACGGCGCATATTCATATTAACTGGGATACAGTTAAAGCCGGTTTTTCTGCTACAGATAGCTTTCCGGTAACCAATATTCAACGTATCTCATTTTCAGGCTTTACTAGCCATTATAACGGCCAGTCAGCTACGCCTTTAAGCCAGCCGGAAGATGGTTATATTCGTATTACCAATTCAGTCGTGACTGGAACAAATGCAAAGTTAAATCTGAGTCGTGTTGTTGTACCCCAGCACAATTACGGAATCTGTACCAGCTATGATGACCATTATGACTTGAACCCGCAGCGCCTAGTCAACAATATGGTCGCTTTGGGATATCAGGGATTGGTAAACCACTATTGTGGAATGTCGCATTATCCTGAAATGACATGGAAAAGCGATATTAATAAATGGCAAATACCAGATACGTTGGTAACAGGTGAGGCAGTCGTCAACGCATGTACCCGAAAATGGCATGAGAAATATGCCCAAGCTCTACATAATGCAAACATGCAACCCATTTTTGGGGTAAGTTTTGAGATGTATTCACTTGGAGCAAATGAGTTTTGGGCACAGCGTGACTGGAATAGTAATTTAGGTAAAACAGGTTACCAACCACCGAGTTATTTCTTTAGCTTAAGTGATCAAAATGCTTTGGCTTATTTGCACAAAGTTTTTATTGAGTTCGCAGATACAATGGTTGCTGGCGGCTGTAATGTTAACATGCAAATTGGTGAACCTTGGTGGTGGTATAACACGGACACGAATCTACCTTGTGTGTATGACTATCCAACAAAATTAGCCTTTAATGCCGATACAGGACTATATGCGCCAGACCTAGGCACAATCTATGAGGCTATGAATAAAACAGGTACGCCGTATGATGAGTTTAAAACTTGGTTAAGAAATAAGTTAGGACAGACCTGTCAAAATATTCGAGCAGCCATTAAAGCTAAATATGCAAATGCTCAAGTGTGTCCTTTAATATTTTTCCCATCCATTCGTTCTCCAATACAAACCCTAGCAACCTATATCAACTATCCAAGCCAGCACTACTCATATCCAAATTTTGATTACATCATGACTGAAGCTTATGACTGGCTTTTAGAAGCTAAATTAGATTTAGCTCATCAAGCTGTTTCTCAGATACCAACTCAAGATTTAGGTTATCCGGCAAATAAAGTTGCTTATTTATCTGGATTTGTACCAGATGCATCTATTGCTTATATCTATGGATTCGACAAAAACAAACCTTATCGAACTCCAATTTGGCAGAGGATTTTTGGCGATATGAAAAATAACGTATTTCTTGGCCTAATGAAGCAGTTTATCTGGGCCTATCCGCAAGTCATGTTCGATTCAATTACAATTGATACGACCCAAGCCCCAAATGGCTTCTTTGTTGAAAATACGCTTTACTCACCAATTAGTGATAACACACCGTATCCACCAGATATTTACCTCTAA
- a CDS encoding DUF4882 family protein: MKRIGIVAVSAVTLCWAMYEVSSENTNTVMRGESNQKVVSKSIPSTTKNEKLASQTLLAQTTSLNSSAPVCKYNFDATQEDYDLWNNEHTDYWPIKIFPLIIGQKFSLKVEPMPENEYGTVEYVARSKASLNSTNDIGDLIIPHTGIIAFEIELKIPTSALGSSSLGNSTYYSSGIGFNGVTNNGYTVRSNFRFNMGTYDPDFGENPARLSYSVAYRLSDETGPDSRYSKGQNMTNNANGYQRLGIYINQNTKQVGFIINGVDQGYKSTLPAPLENIRFFVSSDISIDAEQLFGQELSNELITDRNALQFNYPQGTTDMCGNTI, translated from the coding sequence ATGAAAAGAATAGGTATAGTTGCAGTTAGTGCAGTGACATTATGTTGGGCAATGTATGAGGTATCTTCTGAAAATACCAATACAGTAATGCGTGGCGAATCTAACCAAAAAGTTGTATCTAAAAGCATTCCATCCACTACAAAGAATGAAAAGTTAGCGTCTCAAACTCTCTTGGCTCAAACTACCTCCCTTAATTCCTCTGCCCCAGTCTGTAAATATAATTTTGATGCGACTCAAGAAGATTATGATCTTTGGAACAATGAACATACTGACTATTGGCCAATTAAAATATTCCCATTAATAATTGGCCAAAAATTTAGTCTTAAAGTAGAGCCTATGCCAGAAAATGAGTATGGTACTGTAGAGTATGTAGCTAGAAGTAAAGCTAGTCTTAATTCTACTAATGATATTGGTGATTTAATAATACCTCACACAGGTATTATTGCATTTGAAATAGAGCTTAAGATCCCAACCTCAGCTCTTGGGAGCTCATCACTTGGAAATTCTACTTATTACTCCTCTGGCATTGGTTTTAATGGTGTAACAAATAATGGCTATACCGTCAGATCCAATTTTAGGTTTAATATGGGTACTTATGATCCAGATTTTGGTGAGAATCCTGCTAGATTAAGCTATTCTGTAGCTTACCGACTTAGTGATGAGACTGGCCCTGACAGTCGATATTCTAAAGGTCAAAACATGACAAATAATGCAAATGGATACCAAAGATTAGGTATTTATATTAATCAGAACACTAAGCAAGTTGGCTTTATTATAAATGGTGTTGATCAAGGATATAAATCTACTTTGCCTGCGCCACTTGAGAATATACGCTTTTTTGTTTCAAGTGATATATCAATAGATGCCGAACAATTATTTGGACAAGAGTTGTCGAACGAACTGATTACTGACCGTAATGCGCTACAGTTTAACTACCCTCAGGGTACCACTGACATGTGTGGTAATACCATTTAA
- a CDS encoding fimbria/pilus outer membrane usher protein, with the protein MPKKRQESYKLLKRHICYYLASGVVTMTMPVFVHAEEAAASAPVEAEFDSAFLIGDAQKVDISRFKYGNPVLPGEYNVDVYVNGQWFGKRRMIFKALDPNQNAVTCFTGMNLLEYGVKQEILTKHAPLQKENNSCYKIEEWVENAFYEFDTSRLRVDISIPQVALQKNAQGYVDPSVWDRGINAGFLSYSGSAYKTFNQSGDRSETTNAFMGVTAGLNLAGWQLRHNGQWQWQDTPAENQSKSDYQETSTYLQRAFPKYRGVLTLGDSFTNGEVFDSYGYRGIDFSSDDRMLPNSMLGYAPRIRGNAKTNAKVEVRQQGQLIYQTTVAPGNFEINDLYPTGFGGEIEVSVIEANGEIQKFSVPYASVVQMLRPGMNRYSLTVGQFRDQDIDLDPWIIQGKYQQGINNYLTGYTGIQASENYAAILLGAAVATPIGAIAFDVTHSEAEFEKQASQSGQSFRLSYSKLITPTNTNLTLAAYRYSTENFYKLRDALLIRDLEEKGVNTYAAGRQRSEFQITLNQGLPEGWGNFYVVGSWVDYWNRSESTKQYQIGYSNNYHGLTYGLSAINRKVEYGSNDASHDTEYLMTLSFPINFKKNSVNVNVTASEDSRTVGASGMVGDRFSYGASVSHQDYANPTFNANGRYRTNYATVGGSYSIADSYQQAMVSLSGSVVAHSDGILFGPEQGQTMVLVHAPDAAGAKVNNTVGLSVNKAGYAVVPYVTPYRLNDITLDPQEMSSEVELEETSQRIAPFAGAIAKVDFATKTGYAVYINSKTADGNSLPFAAQVFNQKDEAVGIVAQGSMIYLRTPLAQDRLYVKWGDESNERCSVEYNISNELRNKQQSIVMTEAVCK; encoded by the coding sequence ATGCCAAAAAAAAGGCAAGAATCTTATAAATTATTAAAACGCCATATTTGTTATTACTTGGCTTCTGGCGTTGTTACAATGACAATGCCTGTGTTCGTGCATGCTGAAGAAGCAGCTGCGAGTGCGCCTGTAGAAGCTGAATTTGATTCTGCTTTTTTAATTGGTGACGCTCAGAAAGTCGATATTTCTCGATTTAAGTACGGCAACCCTGTTTTACCAGGTGAATATAACGTTGACGTTTATGTAAATGGTCAATGGTTTGGTAAACGCCGCATGATTTTCAAGGCATTAGATCCAAATCAAAATGCCGTAACTTGTTTTACTGGAATGAACCTTCTTGAATACGGCGTAAAACAAGAAATTTTAACCAAGCACGCTCCCCTTCAAAAAGAAAATAATAGTTGTTATAAAATTGAAGAATGGGTAGAAAACGCATTTTATGAATTCGATACGTCTCGTTTACGTGTAGATATTTCAATTCCTCAAGTCGCATTACAAAAAAATGCTCAAGGCTATGTCGACCCAAGCGTATGGGATCGCGGGATTAATGCCGGCTTTTTGTCTTATAGTGGTAGTGCGTATAAAACTTTTAATCAGTCTGGTGACCGAAGCGAAACGACCAATGCTTTTATGGGGGTTACGGCTGGACTAAATTTAGCAGGTTGGCAATTACGTCATAATGGTCAGTGGCAATGGCAAGATACGCCTGCGGAAAATCAATCTAAATCAGACTATCAAGAAACAAGTACATACTTACAAAGAGCTTTCCCTAAATATCGTGGTGTTTTAACACTTGGGGATAGTTTTACAAACGGCGAAGTATTTGACTCATATGGTTATCGTGGTATCGATTTTTCAAGTGATGATCGAATGCTACCGAATAGTATGCTTGGTTATGCTCCACGTATCCGTGGTAATGCAAAAACCAATGCAAAAGTTGAAGTACGTCAACAGGGCCAATTGATTTACCAAACAACGGTTGCACCAGGTAATTTCGAAATTAATGACCTTTACCCTACCGGCTTTGGTGGTGAAATTGAAGTTTCTGTTATCGAAGCGAATGGTGAAATACAGAAATTTTCTGTGCCTTATGCCTCTGTTGTACAGATGTTACGCCCAGGCATGAACCGTTACTCATTAACTGTAGGTCAGTTCCGTGATCAAGACATTGATCTGGACCCTTGGATTATTCAGGGTAAATACCAACAAGGTATTAATAACTATTTAACCGGCTATACCGGAATTCAGGCATCTGAGAATTACGCTGCAATATTGCTTGGTGCTGCCGTTGCTACACCAATTGGAGCAATTGCATTCGACGTGACTCACTCCGAAGCTGAGTTTGAAAAACAGGCTTCACAATCAGGTCAAAGTTTCCGTTTAAGTTATAGTAAGTTAATTACCCCGACCAACACAAACTTAACACTTGCAGCTTACCGTTATTCAACCGAAAACTTCTATAAATTGCGCGATGCCCTGCTTATACGTGACCTGGAAGAAAAAGGTGTAAACACTTATGCTGCTGGTCGTCAACGTAGTGAGTTCCAGATTACTTTAAACCAAGGGTTACCTGAGGGTTGGGGTAACTTCTATGTGGTAGGTTCATGGGTAGATTACTGGAATCGTAGCGAGAGTACTAAACAGTATCAGATTGGTTATAGTAATAACTACCATGGTTTAACTTATGGTTTATCTGCAATTAACCGTAAGGTTGAGTACGGTTCAAATGATGCGTCGCATGATACTGAATATTTAATGACGCTTTCATTCCCAATTAACTTTAAGAAGAATTCAGTCAACGTCAACGTTACTGCTTCTGAAGACAGCCGTACTGTTGGTGCAAGTGGAATGGTGGGTGATCGCTTTAGTTACGGCGCTTCTGTGTCACATCAAGACTATGCGAACCCAACATTTAACGCAAATGGTCGTTACCGTACTAACTATGCAACTGTTGGCGGCTCTTATAGTATTGCTGATTCTTATCAACAAGCAATGGTAAGTTTAAGCGGTAGTGTTGTTGCACATTCTGACGGTATTTTATTTGGACCTGAGCAAGGCCAAACCATGGTACTTGTGCATGCACCTGATGCCGCTGGAGCAAAAGTGAATAACACGGTTGGTCTAAGTGTAAATAAAGCGGGTTATGCAGTAGTTCCTTATGTTACGCCATACCGCCTTAATGACATTACTCTTGACCCACAAGAAATGTCGAGCGAAGTTGAACTTGAAGAAACAAGTCAACGTATTGCCCCATTTGCTGGTGCAATTGCGAAAGTAGATTTTGCAACTAAAACAGGCTATGCAGTTTATATTAATAGTAAAACTGCAGATGGCAACAGTTTACCGTTTGCAGCGCAAGTCTTTAACCAGAAAGATGAAGCTGTAGGTATTGTTGCACAAGGTAGTATGATTTACTTACGTACCCCACTTGCTCAAGACCGTCTCTATGTGAAATGGGGTGATGAAAGTAATGAACGTTGTTCGGTTGAGTACAACATCAGTAATGAGTTGCGAAATAAACAACAAAGCATAGTTATGACCGAGGCTGTCTGCAAATGA
- a CDS encoding uracil-DNA glycosylase family protein: MIIEIETHPLQPFLPENARLLMLGSFPPPRNKWKMDFYYPNFQNDMWRIFGLIFFQDKTYFLSENQKSFNEEAIRSFLIETGIAIFDTAYQIKRLKGNASDKFLEIVTPTDLAVLLKQIPQCHTIMTTGDKATDTLISVLPENTEKPLIGTSISTYFADRDINLYRLPSSSRAYPLALEKKAEAYQKFFKEIGFL; encoded by the coding sequence ATGATAATTGAGATAGAGACCCATCCACTGCAACCGTTTTTGCCAGAAAATGCCCGTTTATTAATGTTAGGAAGTTTTCCACCACCACGTAATAAATGGAAGATGGACTTTTACTATCCGAACTTTCAAAACGATATGTGGAGAATTTTTGGTTTAATCTTTTTTCAAGATAAAACTTATTTTTTAAGTGAGAACCAAAAAAGTTTTAATGAAGAAGCTATCCGCAGTTTTCTGATTGAGACAGGCATTGCTATTTTTGATACGGCATATCAAATTAAACGCCTAAAGGGCAATGCTTCAGATAAGTTTCTTGAAATTGTCACTCCGACAGACTTAGCAGTTTTATTGAAACAGATTCCCCAATGTCACACTATTATGACTACAGGCGATAAAGCCACAGATACCTTAATCTCAGTTTTACCTGAGAACACGGAAAAACCTTTAATAGGGACATCTATATCAACTTATTTTGCAGACCGCGATATTAATTTATATCGATTACCGTCATCTTCTAGAGCATATCCATTAGCTCTCGAGAAAAAAGCAGAAGCCTATCAGAAATTCTTTAAGGAAATCGGTTTCTTGTAA
- a CDS encoding phospholipase D family protein — MINQLYEQYSTMALSAWGFTDLPSYTDKYDPNEKDIVIKTNNWLNDEAAEEKTQQGLTAFVALDDAFMSIASRIYLIRNSKETIDLQYYIWTNDFVGNLILHELLKAADRGIKVRLLIDDQNGIKLDGILRSLLQHTNFEIRLFNPYKFRYLRIFDYLFRFKKVNHRMHNKLIIADASIAVTGGRNISSEYFEASSKFQFTDMDILFYGHAVRHAEAVFTDFWESTLSVNATKIIGTCAEHHLKALREHYEQLHHEDHSLTEDKLYDAQSYLKELLEHNPIQWSKAHFVADSPKKILGTATEHEMLYGQVISIMGKPKQHLELASAYFVPTQRGTYYLKQLRVEGIKVRALTNSFAANDVAIVHAFYSQYRVEMLKDGIELYEFKPVLERRRRTWYEIVTGSVIPAKGKNKSSLHAKFFDVDGKVFIGSFNFDPRSTYLNTEVGLVIESSQLQTQISVMLDQHLPQVAYQLKLNSQGQITWLDYQANGQVIEYDKDPGTSRFQRTMIKAVSYLPIEWMM, encoded by the coding sequence ATGATCAACCAGCTATATGAGCAGTACAGTACTATGGCCTTAAGTGCTTGGGGCTTTACTGATTTACCTTCTTATACAGATAAATATGATCCTAATGAGAAAGATATAGTGATAAAGACAAATAATTGGTTGAATGATGAGGCAGCAGAGGAAAAAACTCAGCAAGGTCTTACTGCCTTTGTAGCTCTTGATGACGCATTCATGAGTATTGCATCACGGATTTATTTAATTAGAAATTCCAAGGAAACGATTGATCTACAATACTACATTTGGACCAATGATTTTGTGGGGAACCTTATTTTACATGAGCTGCTCAAGGCAGCGGATCGTGGCATCAAAGTTCGCTTATTAATTGATGATCAAAACGGTATAAAGCTTGATGGCATATTAAGAAGCCTTTTACAGCATACCAACTTTGAAATTAGATTATTTAATCCTTATAAATTTCGTTACTTACGTATCTTCGATTATCTCTTCCGATTTAAAAAAGTAAATCATCGGATGCACAATAAGCTCATTATTGCAGATGCATCGATTGCAGTAACAGGCGGTAGAAATATTAGTAGTGAATATTTTGAAGCAAGTAGTAAGTTTCAATTTACAGATATGGATATCTTATTTTACGGGCATGCAGTACGCCATGCCGAAGCTGTATTTACTGATTTTTGGGAAAGTACCTTAAGTGTAAATGCAACTAAGATTATCGGAACTTGTGCTGAGCATCATTTAAAAGCTTTAAGAGAGCACTATGAACAACTCCACCACGAAGACCATAGCCTCACTGAAGATAAACTTTACGATGCACAGAGCTATTTAAAAGAGCTTTTAGAGCATAACCCTATTCAATGGTCTAAGGCCCATTTTGTTGCTGATTCTCCTAAGAAAATACTGGGCACTGCAACTGAACATGAAATGCTTTATGGCCAAGTCATATCTATTATGGGTAAACCTAAGCAACACTTAGAATTAGCTTCAGCTTATTTTGTACCTACCCAACGAGGCACTTATTACTTAAAGCAACTACGAGTTGAAGGCATAAAAGTCCGCGCTTTAACAAATTCTTTTGCTGCAAACGATGTTGCGATCGTACATGCCTTTTATAGCCAATACCGTGTAGAAATGCTTAAGGATGGTATTGAACTGTATGAGTTTAAACCTGTTCTGGAACGACGACGTAGAACGTGGTACGAAATCGTAACAGGCAGCGTTATACCAGCAAAAGGAAAAAATAAGTCGAGCTTGCATGCCAAGTTTTTTGATGTAGATGGCAAAGTCTTTATCGGATCATTTAACTTTGACCCCCGCTCTACCTATTTAAACACCGAAGTAGGTTTGGTGATTGAGTCCAGTCAATTACAAACTCAGATTTCTGTCATGTTAGATCAACATTTACCTCAAGTAGCATATCAACTTAAGCTAAATAGCCAAGGCCAAATTACTTGGCTAGATTACCAAGCAAACGGACAAGTCATTGAATATGATAAAGACCCGGGAACCAGCCGTTTTCAGAGAACAATGATTAAAGCTGTCTCTTATTTGCCAATTGAGTGGATGATGTAA